The nucleotide window AAGTCTCCTGTCATAGGCGGTCGAATATTCGTGAATCGTCCGAGGTCGTTGCCGACGTGTATAGTGGTTCCGGAGTCCATTATGTAAGAGCGTTGAAGTGGGTACTTAGATTCCTTTGCCATAAATGATGAGGCACAGATTATAAGGTTGATCTGGCCTATGTTCCGGCCTTCTGGTCACTCGACAGTATCCTCTACCGGAGTGCTCTGTGACTTCTTAATCTGGGGTGTCCCTAATTTAGCTCTCTTGGCTCCCCTTATCTCTTGTTCGAGATCAGTGTCGCTATCAATTcggtgctgagccatcgtCTTCAGTGTTTCACGTGGCTTCCACCAAACAGGGGCGTTGTGCGGAAACGCGTACCAACAATCCTTTAGTTCGTGCTGTTGGTCGCATACCTTGCATTGTTTCCTATCCTTGCCCGGTCCGGGAGTCTTTCGGCTTTTGCCGCGACCTCGCTTTCCTGGGGCCTTCTCGGCGGCGTCATCTGCGTCTTCGCCGTTCAGTTGAGGTCCACTTGCTACAAAGGCGGCCTTCGGGACCTTGTGTTTGATCGGATGCAACAGTGAGGCGTACTCTCGGAACTGTTTAATCATCATCCGTACAGTGACACGTGGGTCTTTGTTTCCACCGGCCATGAACGCGGTAGTCCATTCTGGTGATGGTTTGAGAACTGCTTTGACGAAATCCTCCTTGATAAACTCTTCGTCTTGGCATTCAGGTATGCCAAGGGCCTTGCCTTCCGTGATTGCATGGTCCATCTCAGTTAGCCAGGTCTCCCACTGTGCTAACAACCTCATCGGTTTTTGGGCCGCGAGGTAACGTTCTCTCGCACGTTTGAGTTCCTCCTTCGTGTCAATCCCAACATTTGCGGCTAAGTTTTCAATCCACTGCCGATGGGAAAGACCTGCCTTGCAGCAGTTGTAGAAGAGGTGTTGTGACACAGTCTTCCTTATGTGCTCGGTGAGCTTTCCAAGTCCGGTCCGCTCTTGTTGATATCTCTGGTTAAGTATTTTAAACTCTTCTAGTTGTATTCGGTAATAATCGATATCTTCTTTATAGGACGTCTTCGCGTTCGTCGCGAGGTCCGAGGGTCGTACCGGTACGTAGGCTGGCGCTTCGGCGCTATCGTCGCCGATCGCTTGGCGATATTGGGTAACGTGCAGATTCGTCGCTGCAGTTGATGGCTGATAGCTTCCGATAAGTGGAGCTagtggtggttgtggttcTATTAGAGGGATCCCACGTTGCTTTGGATCTACCTTTTCCCACACTTGGTATGCGGCGCATTCCGCTTGTAGTTGTTGGTACCATTTAGCCCAATTGGTATAATCCGTTAGGATCACTGTTGGATCTCTGTTTGATAGTACAGACATCTTGTCGATGAGTTTTGATGACTCTTCGGTTCGGCGCTTACGTGTTGTAGCGTGGGGATCGTCGTATTGACggcacagtccgcaacaatcaattaagtgggtcctagaaggttcagattggattgattgattaccgctttaagcctagtagttacctataggagtttaagccctacctagataggtaagtgggtctaggagagtgaccggattgaattgattgttgcggagtctaattGACGGTATTTGTAGTATAAAGTAACTTTGATTGACTCTTCTGTACTCGGTacaggcagtgagactcttaattgtcagatttttatggatgggatcaagtgtgtattctctgtgtctgtctacggctctgtctgtgggaggtggcctcgcctcgggcttggcagtgctaagtcccggcgctagccctggtttgggggtctcatgtccttccccaaccaccatcggctcgatcatggagcaaaacctcgcctcaatctgacaaCATCATTCACAGTGTACTTAGTGCACAAGGTGCCAGATCTAACAAAACCCTTACCCCAACTACGAACACAAAACCCTTACACTATTAACCCTATTTGTGGGCGAACAACAGAAAGGAGAGAACTGGTTGATCATTCTACTGAGTAGAGATGTGTGCTTATATACATAAGATATACATGAGTACATGACGTAGATAGTAGAGTGGTGAAGGTTGTAGAAGATGCTAGAAGATCTGATAAGAGTATCGGGCTGACGCACAGACGCCCAACTGTGTTGGCTGACATACTAATTGGAGTATAGAAGCTCTTAGCACCCCTCTCCTGTAGATCTAGTACGCAGAGACACTCAGACACAAGACATAATTAATTATCAACATCCATTAGTTTATCACAATATCTTATCATATCTGACAGCATCACATACTAGGTCCGTATCCCACAACCTAATATTTCTACTCCTACTCCTACTCCTACTATTCCGCGAGGGACTCCATCTCAACTTTCATCACGAAGCGAGCAGATAGTACGAGAAAGATTGAGGAAGGTAAATTCTTATTGCTTATCATCAGAAGGGTGGATGATGCCATGTTACCTATCTTCGCGCAGTGCTTTTTATAGAAAGCTTCGATGACTAAGCTGTATATTCAGTGCCGGAGCACTTACCACGGCACAATACTCCTACTCCAACTCGTGAACGACCAACTTCGAGTCCTCTCCCGGCGCGACCTCTTCCTCCACACCATTTGAACCAATATACTTCAATATCTTTGCAGTAGCATATCCTTCAATCAATGCCGATGATCCTCGAACGACGCAATACCGGATTATGTCGCCTGGCTTTATTACATGTTTCGTCGAAACTTGGTTGGAATTGACGTCATGCTGAATGCTCTGGTCATTCAGGTAGATGTCCGCCTGATAGACTTGCGTCTTTTGCCCAGTAGTACCCCAATACGTGGCGAAAAATTCAGCAAGAACTGACCGTGCGCCTTTGTTTAGGTACGAAATTCTGTTGGAGCAATAATTTGCGTAGTTTTGACCTGTCGTCTGCCGGGTACCAATTGCCCATTTTACCAGGTTCTGGCTAGGGACACAGTCCACGTCGTAAGTTCTTAGGCCTTTCCAGTTAACAACTTCTTCGCGCTGTTCGCAAAGCGTTCCAATAGGGCAATAACTCTGTACTGTAGTTTTATGCGAGACATCCTCCTGTTCACATATGACAGAAAAGCTTCTATCCAGAGCCCAGTCACATACAGCCGAGGTAGGCCTCCAAGTTCCTTGGCTTTCATGGATCTTTCCTAAGCACCAGTCTTTATCGGTAGTAACTTCCCGTTTGAAGAGGTTGGCGGCGACGGGCGCTGGTGTAAAGTTGTTGATGTTGCCAGGAGGTATAGCAGCGGCTAGGGCGAAGAACATCGCCACGTAGATAAAAACGGCGTTGGTTATCATTATTGCTAGAATAACGATAGAAATAGATGTAGTTGTGAATTCTTTTTAAGAGCCTTCGAAGAAAGCTATAAATAAAGTTAGAAACATGTATAGTAGTGTAGTGTTAGTAGAAAGTTTAGAAATACTTACAACTAGTAGAAACAATGTTAAGGGACTGTTGTTTAAAGTCGTTTACGAACAAAAAGCGCGGTATGTAGATAGGTCTCTGTGGTGCGGTATTAGCTAGTAGCTAGAGTATATATATACTCGTTTCTATTAATTAAGTAAGTGTGTTACGATCCCTGGAGATTGACGCCGGTAAGCATGTGGGGGGTGCTTACGTCCAAGCGCCTTCTCGTATCCTTCCATCGCTCGACAATGCAtcgcttcggcctcctcgtactttccctggctttcccacactaacccaagctcgctgacgcTTGTGAGCGTATCTAGGTGCTCTCGCCCAAGCACCTCCTCGTATCCTTCCAGCGCTCGACAGTGCATCGCTCAGAGATGGCAACAAGCCGGCCAAGCTGCTATCAAGCCAAATGTGGCCCCTGCTTACTAGCCTTGTCGATCAACCACAGGTCTACAAGAGAACCGTGCCACCCCTCTATCTAGGTATAGCTATACCTATATATTCTAGGCCGCTAGTGAGCAGGGGCCACATTTGGCTTGATAGCAGCTTGGCCGGCTTGTTGCCATCTCTGTGGGCGAGAGCACCCAGATACGCCCACAAgcgtcagcgagcttgggttagtgttggaaagccagggaaagtacgaggaggccgaagcgatgcactgtcgagcgctggaagaatacgagGAGGTGCTTGGGCGAGAGCACCCAGATACGCCCACAAgcgtcagcgagcttgggttagtgtgggaaagccagggaaagtacgaggaggccgaagcgaTGCATTGTCGAGCGCTGGAAGGATACGAGGAGGTGCTTGGGCAAGGTCACCCAGACACGCTCACCAgcgtcagcgagcttgggttagtgtgggaaagccagggaaagtacgaggaggccgaagcgaTGCATTGTCGAGCGCTGGAAGGATAcgagcagactccgcaacaatcaatcggatcggcatgattgattcctatctaggttaaaggctgcctaataaagtaactctttaacctatataggaatcaatcatgtcgatcgattgattgttgcggagtctggaTACGAGGAGGTGCTTGGGCAAGGTCACCCAGACACGCTCACCAgcgtcagcgagcttgggttagtgtgggaaagccagggaaagtacgaggaggccgaagcgaTGCACTGTCGAGCGCTGGAAGGATACGAGGAGGTGCTTGGGCGAGAGCACCCAGATACGCCCACAAgcgtcagcgagcttgggttagtgttggaaagccagggaaagtacgaggaggccgaagcgatgcactgtcgagcgctggaagaatacgagGAGGTGCTTGGGCGAGAGCACCCAGATACGCCCACAAgcgtcagcgagcttgggttagtgtgggaaagccagggaaagtacgaggaggccgaagcgaTGCACTGTCGAGCGCTGGAAGGATACGAGGAGGTGCTTGGGCGAGAGCACCCAGATACGCCCACAAgcgtcagcgagcttgggttagtgtgggaaagccagggaaagtacgaggaggccgaagcgaTGCATTGTCGAGCGCTGGAAGGATACGAGGAGGTGCTTGGGCAAGGTCACCCAGACACGCTCACCAGCGTcagcagactccgcaacaatcaatcgattgacatgattgattcctatataggttaaagaattacttcattaggcagcctttaacctagataggaatcaatcatgccgatccgattgattgttgcggagtctgagcgtcagcgagcttgggttagtgtgggaaagccagggaaagtacgaggaggccgaagcgaTGCCAGAGATGGCAACAAGCCGGCCAAGCTGCTATCAAGCCAAATGTGGCCCCTGCTTACTAGCCTTGTCGATCAACCACAGGTCTACAAGAGAACCGTGCCACCCCTCTATCTAGGTATAGCTATACCTATATATTCTAGGCCGCTAGTGAGCAGGGGCCACATTTGGCTTGATAGCAGCTTGGCCGGCTTGTTGCCATCTCTGGCAtcgcttcggcctcctcgtactttccctggctttcccacactaacccaagctcgctgacgctcagactccgcaacaatcaatcggatcggcatgattgattcctatctaggttaaaggctgcctaatgaagtaattctttaacctatataggaatcaatcatgtcaatcgattgattgttgcggagtctgctgACGCTGGTGAGCGTGTCTGGGTGACCTTGCCCAAGCACCTCCTCGTATCCTTCCAGCGCTCGACAATGCAtcgcttcggcctcctcgtactttccctggctttcccacactaacccaagctcgctgacgcTTGTGGGCGTATCTGGGTGCTCTCGCCCAAGCACCTCCTCGTATCCTTCCAGCGCTCGACAGTGCAtcgcttcggcctcctcgtactttccctggctttcccacactaacccaagctcgctgacgcTTGTGGGCGTATCTGGGTGCTCTCGCCCAAGCACCTCctcgtattcttccagcgctcgacagtgcatcgcttcggcctcctcgtactttccctggctttccaacactaacccaagctcgctgacgcTTGTGGGCGTATCTGGGTGCTCTCGCCCAAGCACCTCCTCGTATCCTTCCAGCGCTCGACAGTGCAtcgcttcggcctcctcgtactttccctggctttcccacactaacccaagctcgctgacgcTGGTGAGCGTGTCTGGGTGACCTTGCCCAAGCACCCTCTCCCGGATGTCTAGGGATGATTAACAAAACCCCTCCGCTGCCGTATACTCACCCCTGAGGAGCAGACACCATCCTGCACGAAGAACACTCTCGGCCTGCTTCATTAGGTCCTCCTTCTTCCCTGTTCTATGGCCAGCGACCTCTTTTAGGTGCGGCAGCAGCACTGTGCACTGCTCCCACATCTGGTAATTCCCGCCTGGAAACGCCGCGCCCAGCGCTTGTATCGATTCCGTCACCCACTTGACCAGCTCGCTCTCCGCCTCATCGACAGCTGCACGAGCCGGTGCATCGCCAATGTCTGCTCCCCGACCTCCGCCCTCACAAACGAGAAGCTGAGCAGCAGCGCTAGAGAGTCCTCAAAGTCCAGCTGGCGAGTGGCGCCTTACAGCAGCCAGCGCGGAATCTCTTGCTTGTTAAACATGCTCGCCAGCGTAAGCAGATCGGCCGTATGTGTCACCACGTGACTAGAGTCACATGAcattagactccgcaacaatcaattcaatccggtcactctcctagacccacttacctatctaggtagggcttaaactcctataggtaactactaggcttaaagcggtaatcaatcaatccaatctgaaccttctaggacccacttaattgattgttgcggactgtgtaggtagggcttaaactcctataggtaactactaggcttaaagcggtaatcaatcaatccaatctgaaccttctaggacccacttaattgattgttgcggactgtgcaTGACATCCTATTGTagcaggcactgcccggtgggcaagTGCACTTACCTCTGAGCCGAGAGCTCTTGTACACATAcatcacaacacgacaatattattattattattccattagagtcctttttcagtcagagactatgtaggactttgtATCGCAGTAGACAAGACGTCAACAACTGCATATGAGAACTGCGTTGATTGTCCTACGGAGTAGATACACAAGGTTATATACATAAGATATGCGTAAGCACATAACGGCAAAGgagtgaaagtgaaggtTGTAGAACATTCGGCCAAGAAGCATCGGGCCGATTCCAAGAAGGGTAGTCCTGAATGGCAACACACCCCCCAGCTTGAATGAACAGTGAAAGCTGAAATTAATCATGTATCTCTAAGAGAGACTCGTTGTTGATGTCCTTTATGGTGGTGATTAAGCGATCTGAGACGTCTTCAAGACCAAGCTGCTTGATGAACTGGGCGTGCTTCTGTCGAGGTAGTACCTTTGTCAGTCCATCGGCGGGCATGTAGGCAGTCGGCTTCCAGTCTACATGGATTCTTCCAGCCTCTACCTCTTGTCGTAGCCACAGCTGATGAATGTCCACGTGTTTTAGCTTTGTTTGAAGCTTCTCTTCAGCCTTTGTGACTATGCCAACAGTCTGTTGATTGTCGCACCAGATCTTCGAGACTATATCTGGATTAAATCGAATTTCGCGGAACAGCCTGTTCCACCATTTCATTTCTCCGCCAGCTCGGGACAGAGCTAGAAGTTCTGCTTCTGTTGTGGACTTTGTAACAGTCTTCTGGATAGCAGCCTTCCAGTCAACAGACAGGCCGTATAGCTTGAACAAGTATCCTTCAGAGCTTCTTCTCGTGTCAGGTTCGTCCGCATAGGCAGCATCAGATGCGCCATAAAATATTGGTTCAACCGTGTCTGTATACTTGTCCGCGTTCTCTACGGGGATTACGAACAGGTCTTTCTCATTTTGAGTTCCTGAGGCCTTGAGCGCCAGATTTCTCTTGCCAATAAGATAACGCCAGCAATGGATTGCTGCGTATAAATGCTTTTGGCCAGGGTTTGCAAGATGTCGGGCCAGTACTGAGTGCGCTCGTGCGACATCAGGTCGTGTAAACGTGGCAATGTAAGCTAGTGATCCAACTAGTTGTTGATAGATTTTCGTGCGCTTAGAGTTTGGTTCTTCCGTTGACGGTGGTAGTACGTTCTCCTTTATCGGAAAATCGGGGTATCCCTTGTCGCTTGTTAGGTTGAACTTGCTTGCAACCTTGTTAATAAAGGAGTCTTGAATTAACCAAATGCTCTTCGAAGGTCGATCGCGTATCACACGAATCCCAAGGAACCAACTTAATTCGCCAAGTATTCGGAGATCGTAGATCTGTAGCAAGCGCTTTTCGAATTCCTCCTTGTAACTTGTCTTTGAAGGATGTACCAAGACGACGATATCATCAACGTAGAAGAAAACGATTAGATTGTTGTTGGCAAACAAGCAAGGAACTCCAGGAACTGCTTTTAACCCCAGCTTCTTTAGGGTCTTCTGAAGTTCTGCATACCAAAGCAATGGAGCTTCCTTAAGACCGTACAATGCTCGACGAATTAGGAGTAGTTCTCCATACTGTTTTGCAAAGCCTTCAGGTGTATAACAGAAAAGCTTTCTGTTTACTCGTGCGTTTAGAAACGCGTTTAGTGCATCGTACTGAAACATTAAGAGGTCGAACGCAGCAGCTAGCGCGATTAATCCTCGAAAGACTCGGGCAGCCAGCGTGGCCGCGTAGGTGTCTCCCCATTCTGCTTGAAGATCTCCGCGTACGACAAGTCGAGCCTTGAACTTATACAAGTATCCATCTTGATCGAACTTGTATGTGTACACCCACATTAGGGGTAAAACCTCAGCATCAGCAGTTGATgatagactccgcaacaatcaattcaatccggtcactctcctagacccacttacctatctaggtagggcttaaactcctataggtaactactaggcttaaagcggtaatcaatcaatccaatctgaaccttctaggacccacttaattgattgttgcggactgtggttGATGAGGTTGCAGGTGTTTGAGCAAAGCAACCTTTCTTCCAACAGTTGTCAAATTCGACATTCATTGCCTTCTGAAACTCATTGGCAAATGGGTGCGTAGCAACGTCTCGATAGCGTTTTGGAGGTGGTGGCAGCTGATCTCTATAGAGTCGAACTTTCGGTAATTCTCCGAACAGTTTCGTCGTTTCTGGTTGACTGATTGCGGCCAAAAATGTACTATAGTAGGTCATATTCGTACTCAGGTGATTATGATCAGAGTAGTTGGCTCGGTGTCGTCTTCGGTGTCCTTCAATCACATTCTCTTGACTGCCAACCTCTGGATTCAAACGTCTTGGAGCGTTGTTCTGGTATCGGTCTGGCACGTAGTCTTGGTATTGATCTCCCCAACCGCCTGGTACGTTTTGTCGACGGGAAACCATTGATTCTGGTGTTGTAGGGCTATCATCGGGATGTCTGACCCTAATCGTAGATTCTGGTGTTGCAGAATTATCGAATTCCTTGTCTAGATTCCCTAGTTCGAACTGAATATCTTTCTCGGTTGCTGTTTCAGCATCGTTTCGGTCATTCTGGGTTAAAGAGTTGTTTTCCTCATAAGTCTGTTTCTGTAATGGAGACAGAAGGTCCTCAATGTCTATGAGCGCTCGAGGTGTGGGTATATCCAAGATCTCAATTAATCGCTCAGCTTCTTCTGAGAGCTTCTCAGGCTCATCGTCGTTCTTCATGAGGTGCTGTCGTGCAAAGACCACATCGC belongs to Pyrenophora tritici-repentis strain M4 chromosome 10, whole genome shotgun sequence and includes:
- a CDS encoding TadD, Flp pilus assembly protein TadD, which gives rise to MFNKQEIPRWLLAAAQLLVCEGGGRGADIGDAPARAAVDEAESELVKWVTESIQALGAAFPGGNYQMWEQCTVLLPHLKEVAGHRTGKKEDLMKQAESVLRAGWCLLLRDIRERVLGQGHPDTLTSVSELGLVWESQGKYEEAEAMHCRALEGYEEVLGREHPDTPTSVSELGLVLESQGKYEEAEAMHCRALEEYEEVLGREHPDTPTSVSELGLVWESQGKYEEAEAMHCRALEGYEEVLGREHPDTPTSVSELGLVWESQGKYEEAEAMHCRALEGYEEVLGQGHPDTLTSVSRLRNNQSIDMIDSYIG